One part of the Anopheles coustani chromosome 2, idAnoCousDA_361_x.2, whole genome shotgun sequence genome encodes these proteins:
- the LOC131265205 gene encoding mucin-17: MTKRRMTNRDNKLMSVLQARRTALSRDRWRKEYHTPASALKASLQRQHAASVAGNLVEDSSTPESNLIAPVQGMSPGSGRQVSGGVADEFLDTDESIHGMYVVNPRTGKIAIQQTGASIKLAKETNNFIGAGPLSGNKSLEITKLTSAKATVATSPVPYQTRGHYAESRGKRLRERKTFVPLSTERSVEESDLIPYQFFGQKLLPAHHKGLDARNQVINSRRTHLNKLKEDPSLLEMGELPVAKPSTEKSKFWSNRYPSRNGVALNNYLRRGSGTTTSTSTTTTTTTSTYSPPGAGMVHSDTLTNSMIALSNLSDGDGEDEKQVFSRSANYTSAKKTEEAGATTTVSTTGVKEPSSSLEQANTASSTTSSELPSNHKPEVEQEYSSPPGLYNSGIAKLIINYPDVATPEEFYHPLHTFETHAQIVNLQEATEEPLPTTSAPPQAIEQEEEEEDYETPRNLVSLPDINQIFRNLSTPTTTEMTTTTTKATTTTTTRRALTSTMAPAPARSRLNTRVYVPVSRSTTTRSTTTPRTTTTSTTTTTTTERPSVQEEDIDTPTTVLILTSNPTTTESTSTTTPTIPVRTTTDTPVSSVVPSATPSSVPARSTTMRNFQRPSALPTMASPPKSTPSSRPVTTTTTTTTTTTTTTSTVAPPERGTVSVFTGLRPSPPEVNSTGVDAGFNPILSHIFPKLTGPGLPTRALSNLDLSLAFTSPPPADHSSGTKKPAVSFDGVLLHHNSDVVIEMRKMNTATFVLAGLGMLPIVIIVLYVIKATVFNRENKVSHDLERYIPDGQPPISPVVRLEQSDTSSATDESIMTEHDFNRGNLRFKSLLGEGNFGQVWKAEADDLAGHLGTTRIVAVKTERSDNGHGDLKAEAEIMRKLGSHPNVVTLLGACLEQDPQLLIMEYAMRGRLLSLLRAARGAVNGLAPSVHNNRPPIMPLSPRRLAGFAHDIARGMEYISEKKIVHRDLAARNVLLDHNGICKICDFGMSIDLEKVKSTHAQIRLPRAPHAHSESRFKFDLSARSFGIGRHHGHDASGTHGRHGDGGGHSSHGHDTKSRPALPIRWMAPEALSYHIFSRETDVWAFGIVLWEIATLGCTPYPNLSGREVVRSVPNGARPEVPADCRPELYELMQRTWRKDPRQRPTFSEARTCLARTLCQWQLEDNDTSNTSEYLDVSGFSEDLEQGMVYFNRRISEFECEI; the protein is encoded by the exons ATGACCAAGCGAAGGATGACTAATCGGGACAACAAGCTGATGTCGGTGCTGCAGGCACGCCGGACCGCCCTTTCTCGGGATCGCTGGCGGAAGGAGTACCACACGCCTGCGTCCGCTCTGAAGGCTTCCCTACAGCGGCAGCATGCGGCGAGTGTGGCGGGCAATCTCGTCGAGGACAGCAGCACCCCGGAATCGAACCTGATAGCTCCGGTCCAGGGCATGTCGCCGGGTTCCGGCCGGCAGGTGTCGGGTGGCGTCGCCGACGAGTTTCTCGACACGGACGAGTCCATCCACGGTATGTACGTGGTGAATCCACGCACGGGAAAGATCGCGATCCAGCAGACCGGCGCCAGCATTAAGCTAGCCAAAGAGACGAACAATTTCATCGGAGCTGGTCCACTGTCCGGTAACAAATCACTTGAGATCACCAAGCTTACCTCGGCGAAAGCAACTGTCGCGACGAGTCCGGTGCCCTACCAGACACGGGGACATTACGCGGAGTCGCGCGGAAAACGATTGCGGGAGCGGAAAACCTTCGTCCCACTGTCGACCGAGCGCTCCGTGGAGGAGAGTGATCTCATCCCGTACCAGTTCTTTGGCCAGAAGCTACTTCCCGCACACCATAAGGGGCTGGATGCACGCAATCAGGTCATCAACTCACGCCGGACGCATCTGAACAAGCTGAAGGAGGATCCGAGCCTGCTGGAGATGGGTGAACTACCGGTGGCGAAACCGTCGACGGAGAAGAGCAAGTTCTGGTCTAACCGATACCCGTCGAGGAATGGCGTTGCGCTGAACAACTACCTTCGGCGAGGTAGTGGCACGACCACGTCAACTTCGACCACAACCACGACGACTACCAGCACTTACAGTCCACCGGGGGCCGGCATGGTACACTCCGATACCCTAACCAACTCCATGATTGCCCTCAGTAACCTCTCCGATGGGGATGGAGAAGATGAGAAGCAGGTGTTTTCCCGAAGCGCCAACTATACGTCCGCCAAAAAGACTGAAGAAGCTGGTGCTACGACTACGGTCAGTACCACAGGTGTTAAGGAACCAAGTTCCAGCTTAGAACAAGCGAATACGGCAAGTTCCACCACAAGTTCCGAGCTTCCGAGCAATCATAAACCCGAGGTAGAGCAGGAATACTCTTCCCCACCGGGGCTGTACAATTCTGGCATAGCGAAGCTGATCATCAACTACCCCGATGTGGCCACTCCCGAGGAGTTCTATCACCCTCTCCACACCTTTGAAACGCATGCACAGATTGTCAATCTACAGGAGGCCACCGAGGAACCCCTTCCAACGACATCCGCTCCCCCGCAGGCTATCGaacaggaggaggaagaggaggactACGAAACGCCACGGAATTTGGTGTCCCTGCCAGATATCAACCAGATCTTCCGAAATCTTTCCACACCGACCACCACGGAGATGACGACTACGACAACGAAagctacgacgacgacgacgacaaggAGAGCTTTAACGAGTACCATGGCACCCGCACCGGCGCGGTCGAGGTTAAACACAAGGGTATATGTGCCCGTGAGCCGATCGACAACAACCCGCTCGACAACGACGCCACGCACAACGacgaccagcaccaccacgacCACAACCACCGAGCGTCCATCGGTCCAGGAAGAGGATATTGATACTCCAACGACGGTATTGATACTAACTTCTAATCCAACGACGACGGAGAGTACCTCCACGACAACTCCAACGATTCCGGTGAGGACCACCACTGATACTCCAGTGAGTTCCGTGGTTCCTTCAGCGACGCCATCGTCGGTTCCAGCGAGATCGACCACCATGAGGAACTTCCAGCGTCCATCTGCTCTTCCCACCATGGCTTCACCACCGAAGTCGACACCATCTTCTAGACCTGTCactacaaccaccaccaccacaacaacaaccacgacAACGACATCCACCGTGGCTCCACCAGAACGGGGGACGGTTTCGGTCTTCACCGGGCTCCGTCCAAGTCCTCCGGAAGTCAACAGTACCGGTGTGGATGCGGGCTTCAACCCGATCCTGTCGCACATCTTCCCAAAGCTCACCGGACCCGGTCTGCCAACGCGTGCCCTCTCCAACCTGGACCTCTCGCTTGCCTTCACCTCTCCGCCTCCGGCGGATCATAGCTCCGGCACGAAGAAGCCGGCCGTGTCGTTCGACGGTGTCCTACTGCACCACAACAGCGACGTCGTGATCGAAATGCGCAAGATGAACACGGCCACGTTTGTGCTGGCCGGGCTGGGCATGCTCccgatcgtcatcatcgtgcTGTACGTGATCAAGGCGACCGTGTTCAACCGGGAGAACAAGGTGTCGCACGACCTGGAGCGCTACATCCCGGACGGACAGCCACCGATCAGTCCGGTGGTGCGCCTCGAGCAGTCGGACACCTCGAGCGCGACGGACGAGTCGATCATGACCGAGCACGACTTCAACCGGGGTAACTTGCGGTTCAAGAGTCTCCTTGGGGAGGGCAACTTCGGGCAGGTCTGGAAGGCGGAGGCTGATGATCTTGCCGGGCACCTCGGCACGACGCGTATCGTTGCCGTGAAGACGGAACGGAGTGATAACGGGCACGGAGATCTTAAGGCGGAGGCGGAGATTATGCGAAAGTTAGGGTCGCATCCGAATGTGGTGACGCTTCTTGGTGCCTGCTTGGAACAGG ATCCACAACTACTCATCATGGAATACGCCATGCGTGGACGTCTTCTATCACTTCTGAGAGCCGCCCGGGGAGCCGTCAACGGGTTGGCGCCCTCGGTGCATAACAACAGGCCACCGATTATGCCTCTTTCACCGCGACGGTTGGCCGGTTTCGCGCACGACATCGCCCGAGGGATGGAGTACATTTCGGAGAAGAAG ATCGTACACAGGGATCTCGCCGCTCGGAACGTGCTGCTGGATCACAACGGGATCTGTAAGATCTGTGACTTTGGCATGTCGATCGACCTGGAGAAGGTAAAGTCGACGCACGCCCAAATTCGGCTCCCGAGGGCCCCACACGCGCACAGCGAGTCGCGGTTCAAGTTCGATCTGAGCGCCCGATCGTTCGGCATCGGAAGGCACCACGGCCATGACGCGAGTGGGACTCACGGGCGCCATGGCGATGGCGGAGGTCACAGTAGTCACGGGCACGATACGAAGAGTCGGCCCGCGTTACCGATCCGCTGGATGGCACCGGAGGCCCTGTCCTACCACATATTCTCTCGCGAAACCGACGTTTGGGCGTTCGGGATTGTACTGTGGGAGATCGCCACTTTGG GTTGCACTCCCTACCCGAACCTGTCCGGGCGGGAAGTCGTCCGGAGTGTGCCGAACGGTGCCCGGCCCGAGGTGCCCGCCGACTGTCGGCCGGAGTTGTACGAGCTGATGCAGCGCACCTGGCGCAAGGATCCCCGCCAGCGGCCCACCTTCAGCGAGGCCCGCACCTGCCTGGCGCGGACACTCTGCCAGTGGCAGCTGGAGGATAACGACACCTCGAACACGTCCGAGTACCTCGATGTCAGTGGGTTCAGCGAGGACCTAGAACAGGGCATGGTCTACTTCAACCGGCGGATATCAGAGTTCGAGTGCGAAATCTAG